One genomic segment of Nonomuraea coxensis DSM 45129 includes these proteins:
- a CDS encoding TetR/AcrR family transcriptional regulator: protein MTASRTARERVRAELTREITDIARRQLATEGAGGLSLRAVAREMGMVSSAIYRYFPSRDDLLTALIIDGYNALGEAVEQGEAACPREDHLGRWLAACHALRDWAVAHPHEYALLYGSPVPGYQAPQDTVVARERDVLVLGKLVADAWGAGAVRLPERLPAPPPELAAETGAFRELMPGVPDDVVWAAAAAWTSLYGWVNFEVFGQFNNVLDDRRAAFDHAMRLTAATVGLTPS, encoded by the coding sequence ATGACCGCAAGCCGCACCGCCAGAGAACGCGTCCGGGCCGAGCTCACCAGGGAGATCACCGACATCGCACGCCGCCAGCTCGCCACCGAGGGCGCGGGCGGGCTGTCGCTGCGCGCGGTGGCACGCGAGATGGGCATGGTCTCCTCGGCCATCTACCGCTACTTCCCGAGCCGCGACGACCTGCTGACCGCCCTCATCATCGACGGCTACAACGCCCTCGGCGAGGCCGTCGAGCAGGGCGAGGCCGCCTGCCCCAGGGAGGACCATCTCGGGCGGTGGCTGGCCGCCTGCCACGCGCTCCGGGACTGGGCCGTCGCGCACCCCCACGAGTACGCCCTGCTCTACGGCTCCCCCGTGCCCGGCTACCAGGCGCCGCAGGACACCGTCGTGGCCCGGGAGCGGGACGTCCTCGTGCTCGGGAAGCTCGTCGCCGACGCCTGGGGCGCCGGGGCCGTGCGCCTGCCCGAGCGCCTGCCCGCCCCGCCGCCCGAGCTGGCCGCGGAGACCGGGGCGTTCCGCGAGCTGATGCCCGGCGTGCCCGACGACGTCGTGTGGGCGGCCGCGGCGGCGTGGACGTCGCTGTACGGGTGGGTCAACTTCGAGGTGTTCGGCCAGTTCAACAACGTCCTGGACGACCGCCGCGCCGCCTTCGACCACGCCATGCGCCTCACCGCCGCCACCGTGGGCCTCACCCCCTCTTGA
- a CDS encoding NAD-dependent epimerase/dehydratase family protein, protein MGKHVVVGSGQVGGHLAAKLLDQGHEVVVVTRSGSGPEGAVKVAADVADRDRLVRIAEGADVLYNCVNPAYHRWPADWPPMAASFLAAAEASGAVYVMLGNLYPYGPVTGPMTEDLPLASADPKFRVRARMWEDALAAHRAGRIRATEVRGSDYYGPGATDQSYLGDRFLKPLRAGRAVPLVWPADVPHSWTYLPDVADALVVAGADERAWGRPWHVPTAEPLTFRQMGERMAALLGRPAPRLVPIPWPLTRLAGLFSPMIGELGHVRHQFTAPYVLDSTAFQRTFGVAPTPVDEALKATLGL, encoded by the coding sequence ATGGGTAAGCACGTCGTCGTCGGATCCGGCCAGGTCGGCGGCCATCTGGCCGCCAAGCTCCTCGACCAGGGACACGAGGTCGTCGTCGTGACCCGTTCGGGCAGCGGCCCCGAGGGGGCGGTCAAGGTCGCGGCCGACGTGGCCGACCGGGACAGGCTCGTCCGGATCGCCGAAGGGGCGGACGTCCTCTACAACTGCGTCAACCCCGCCTACCACCGCTGGCCGGCCGACTGGCCGCCGATGGCCGCGTCGTTCCTGGCCGCCGCCGAGGCGAGCGGCGCCGTCTACGTGATGCTCGGCAACCTCTACCCCTACGGCCCGGTCACCGGCCCGATGACCGAGGACCTGCCGCTCGCCTCCGCCGACCCCAAGTTCCGGGTACGGGCCCGGATGTGGGAGGACGCGCTCGCCGCCCACCGGGCCGGCCGGATCAGGGCCACCGAGGTGCGCGGCTCCGACTACTACGGCCCCGGCGCCACCGACCAGTCCTACCTCGGCGACCGCTTCCTCAAGCCGCTGCGGGCCGGCCGGGCCGTGCCGCTCGTCTGGCCGGCCGACGTGCCGCACAGCTGGACGTACCTGCCGGACGTGGCCGACGCGCTCGTCGTGGCCGGGGCCGACGAGCGGGCCTGGGGCCGGCCCTGGCACGTGCCGACCGCCGAGCCGCTGACCTTCCGCCAGATGGGGGAGCGGATGGCCGCCCTGCTCGGCCGGCCCGCGCCGCGGCTCGTCCCGATCCCGTGGCCGCTGACGCGGCTGGCCGGGCTGTTCTCGCCGATGATCGGGGAGCTGGGGCACGTCCGCCACCAGTTCACCGCGCCGTACGTGCTGGACTCCACGGCCTTCCAGCGGACGTTCGGCGTCGCGCCCACCCCGGTCGACGAGGCGCTGAAGGCTACGCTCGGCCTGTGA
- a CDS encoding YrdB family protein, whose amino-acid sequence MLTLAKHANAALMFFLELAVLVAAGYWGFTVSPNWALKLLAGLGAPALFIAAWALFGAGGGANAVYPLTGLARAALEIAWFGGGTLAFYAAGAATPAAVLAVLFVLNAVLRLVWKQV is encoded by the coding sequence ATGCTCACCCTCGCCAAGCACGCCAACGCCGCCCTGATGTTCTTCCTGGAGCTGGCCGTGCTGGTCGCCGCGGGCTACTGGGGCTTCACCGTCAGCCCGAACTGGGCGCTGAAGCTGCTGGCCGGGCTCGGCGCCCCGGCGCTGTTCATCGCCGCCTGGGCGCTGTTCGGCGCGGGCGGCGGCGCGAACGCCGTCTACCCCCTCACCGGCCTGGCCCGCGCCGCTCTGGAGATCGCCTGGTTCGGCGGCGGCACGCTCGCGTTCTACGCCGCCGGCGCCGCGACCCCCGCGGCCGTCCTCGCCGTCCTCTTCGTCCTCAACGCCGTCCTCCGTCTCGTCTGGAAGCAGGTTTGA